The Nicotiana tomentosiformis chromosome 2, ASM39032v3, whole genome shotgun sequence genome includes the window TGAAACTATTGCAAATAGATGCACTTTTCAGGTAGCAGTTGCAAACATATTTATTACCATTaataaattcaaaatatatatgtTTTCTGAATTTTGTAATAAAATATATTTAGTAAAACAATGCACACCATTTGCCTAAAAAATGGTTCATGCGATGTTATTATATCAGTATTTAACTTACATATATTgagaatataatatatatatttttacagtGTTAGTGTAGGCTAATTATGGtcgtgcataatttggtaaatattgAATTACTGTACCGAaaccgaaaattttggtatttggtattcgatattttggtattcggtatggtatttggtttaagtttttaaaaaatatggtattcggtatggtatttggtattttaaaatgaaataccgaaataccgataccgtaccaaaatatatattatattacatgaaacatatattattaattataacataaatataaaaaatctaaaattttagttttctttattttttaagttCATTAATTAACTTTAAGCAGGTAAGAAGACATTTCTAGTGAccaaatttattcttttatgtgCAGTTTCCTCTCTCTAGGTTGATATTTACTGGTTTTGAataaaacttttgtcaacaaacgtttttagttttgtacttttgagtagtttaattaagaatattataatCTATGATTCTATGCATTTGCTAGTATTCAAACTGAATAAATCGAAGTTACCGAATCGAATAAACCGAAACTGAAAGGAGAAAATCAAATCATACCGAATTATATTAGGTACgatattggtatagcattttaaaaaatcgaataccgaaaatatcaaatcaaaatatctaaataccgtaACGTATGGACCGACGAACACTAACCGGTTATAGTTAGGTAATTCTCGTGTCTACGATATTACTACCAAACTCGATTTATTTGATAATGTAAAGAAAAAAATGTAGTCATGCATAAAAGTTAAAGTGAAACTTTTAATTTATTTATGATACCCCACGTACGCACACCCTTACTATTTTGGGGGTTGGGGGGGAGAGAGGGGGAAGCTGTAGAGATGGTTGCATTCAGACTTTATCTCAAAAGAGAAGGGGACACGTTGCCATAGTAATAAACAGAGGACGGCCACCGAATTCCTTTGACTTCCCTTTGTTTTCTTGTTTTCTAATCCTCCCTATATATATACCTCTTCCCCTTATACTTGATCTCCACCAATATTTGTGTCTTAATTTCTCCTTCCCCACAAGACTTAATATAATTACTACTCTCCTTTCTCTCTAttattctttttaattaatttgcagACAAAAACTTTAAAAGAAACCCAAGTGAAACTACTACAATACTCGCCATGGGAAGAGCTCCCTGTTGTGATAAAAATGGACTTAAGAAGGGTCCATGGACCCCTGAAGAAGATCAAAAGCTCATTGATTACATTCAAAAGTATGGCTATGGAAATTGGAGAACACTTCCAAAGaatgctggtatttttcttctcttATATAGTATATCATTCTTAGACTTGTTTCATGCATCAACTAATTATTAAAAGTTGTATTTTTTAAGTTTTAATAATTGTTTTGGTATTGTGTAGGACTTCAAAGGTGTGGAAAGAGTTGCAGGCTTCGTTGGACAAACTATCTAAGGCCAGATATTAAAAGGGGAAGGTTCTCTTTTGAAGAAGAAGAGACAATCATTCAACTGCATAGTGTTTTAGGGAACAAGTAAGTCTCTTTATTTAATCAAATCTTTGAAAAGATGTATGTACTTTTTTGtcataatttaattattactATAAAAATTTCTCATTTTCTCTATACATTTGGACTTGTTTGAATTGATAGATTCTACATATCCAAGTCTTTGTCATGTTCCTAGAGTTTGATTCTAACTTTGCGTCTTTTTTTTTTGGCCTTAGGTGGTCTGCTATTGCTGCACGTTTGCCCGGTAGAACTGATAATGAAATCAAGAACTATTGGAATACTCACATAAGAAAAAGGCTTTTGAGAATGGGAATTGATCCAGTAACTCATAGTCCACGCCTTGATCTTCTTGATctttcttccattttaaaccCTTCACTCTACAATTCATCTCATCAAATGAATCTTTCAAGATTGTTTGGTCATGTGCAACCTTTGGTAAATCCTGAAGTTTTGAGATTAGCTACTTCTCTTTTATCCTCCCAACGCCAAAACTCTAACTTCctaatgccaaataatcttcaagAAAATCAAATATGCAAtccccaagtccaaaaccaat containing:
- the LOC104119624 gene encoding transcription factor MYB41-like → MGRAPCCDKNGLKKGPWTPEEDQKLIDYIQKYGYGNWRTLPKNAGLQRCGKSCRLRWTNYLRPDIKRGRFSFEEEETIIQLHSVLGNKWSAIAARLPGRTDNEIKNYWNTHIRKRLLRMGIDPVTHSPRLDLLDLSSILNPSLYNSSHQMNLSRLFGHVQPLVNPEVLRLATSLLSSQRQNSNFLMPNNLQENQICNPQVQNQLPQMVQITSQVQTPIQDIPTCTTLCTTSCVPFSSEAQLMQPPPNMEQFSSNLENISLQNCQVNEWQSNGVPSNLTDDYFAVQNYGYYHELDDSIRDPPPSDASTFQSNDSNNFSFQSVLSTLSTPSSSPTTLNSNSTYYNNSSSTTTEDERDSYCSNMLNFDIPNIWDSTNEFM